From the Pseudoxanthobacter soli DSM 19599 genome, one window contains:
- a CDS encoding SspB family protein, translated as MAEDLIRYDVLVQDALRSVVRKVLNEVLQAGLPGEHHFFIAFDTSAPGVRISSRLKQKYPEEMTIVLQHQFWGLTVSDYGFEVGLSFGGVPEKLFVPFRAIKGFFDPSVQFGLQFDPHRDEEAAAEDTDEAEVSAPLSMVKPAAKPDVKPASGAEASGEDKPEAPEAEGKPAAEGEAAPDAGAAVVSLDAFRRKT; from the coding sequence ATGGCCGAGGATTTGATCCGATACGACGTCCTGGTGCAGGACGCGCTGCGAAGCGTGGTGCGCAAGGTTCTGAACGAGGTGCTCCAGGCCGGGCTGCCCGGCGAGCATCACTTCTTCATTGCGTTCGACACCTCGGCGCCGGGCGTGCGCATTTCCTCCCGCCTCAAGCAGAAATATCCCGAGGAAATGACCATCGTGCTCCAGCACCAGTTCTGGGGCCTGACGGTTTCCGATTACGGCTTCGAGGTCGGGCTGTCGTTCGGCGGCGTGCCGGAGAAGCTGTTCGTGCCGTTCCGCGCGATCAAGGGCTTCTTCGACCCTTCCGTCCAGTTCGGCCTGCAGTTCGATCCGCACCGCGACGAGGAAGCGGCCGCCGAGGACACCGACGAGGCGGAGGTTTCGGCCCCGCTCTCGATGGTCAAGCCAGCCGCGAAACCAGACGTGAAGCCGGCATCGGGCGCCGAGGCCTCGGGCGAGGATAAGCCGGAAGCTCCGGAAGCCGAAGGCAAGCCGGCCGCCGAGGGTGAGGCTGCGCCCGATGCGGGCGCGGCGGTCGTGTCGCTGGACGCGTTCCGCCGCAAGACCTGA
- a CDS encoding thymidylate synthase gives MRQYHDLMRRILSEGALKSDRTGTGTLSVFGHQMRFDLSEGFPLVTTKRIHLRSVIHELLWFLKGDTNIAYLKENGVSIWDEWADENGDLGPVYGYQWRSWQTPDGGVIDQIADVVSEIRRNPDSRRLIVTAWNPADVPKMALPPCHLMFQFYVADGRLSCQLYQRSADTFLGVPFNIASYALLTHLVAKVTGLAPGDFVHTLGDAHLYVNHIDQTREQLSRAPRPLPRLEIAPHVSDLASIRFEDIEVVGYDPHPHIKAEVAV, from the coding sequence ATGCGCCAATATCACGATCTCATGCGCCGCATCCTCAGCGAGGGCGCGCTGAAGAGCGACCGCACCGGCACCGGCACTCTGTCGGTGTTCGGCCATCAGATGCGCTTCGATCTCTCGGAAGGCTTTCCGCTGGTGACGACCAAGCGCATCCACCTGCGTTCGGTCATTCACGAGCTGTTGTGGTTCCTGAAGGGCGACACCAACATCGCCTATCTGAAGGAGAACGGCGTCTCCATCTGGGACGAGTGGGCGGACGAGAACGGCGACCTCGGGCCGGTCTACGGCTATCAGTGGCGCTCGTGGCAGACGCCGGATGGCGGCGTGATCGACCAGATCGCCGACGTCGTCAGCGAAATCCGGCGCAATCCCGATTCGCGCCGGCTGATCGTCACGGCCTGGAACCCGGCCGATGTTCCGAAGATGGCGCTGCCGCCGTGCCACCTGATGTTCCAGTTCTATGTGGCCGACGGGCGGCTCTCCTGCCAGCTCTACCAGCGCTCGGCCGACACCTTCCTCGGCGTGCCGTTCAACATCGCGTCCTATGCCCTGCTCACCCACCTCGTCGCCAAGGTGACGGGGCTCGCGCCGGGTGATTTCGTCCACACCCTCGGCGACGCCCACCTCTACGTGAACCACATCGACCAGACGCGCGAGCAGCTCTCCCGCGCGCCGCGGCCTCTGCCGCGGCTCGAGATCGCACCGCATGTCAGCGATCTCGCCTCGATCCGCTTCGAGGACATTGAAGTCGTCGGTTACGATCCCCATCCCCACATCAAGGCCGAGGTGGCGGTGTGA
- a CDS encoding GNAT family N-acetyltransferase: MSISIRSAGPADAGIVFGFVRALAEYEKLSHEVEADEAMIAAALAGPNPRVFCDIAEWNGAPAGFALWFYNFSTFRGRHGIYLEDLFVDPALRGHGIGKALLVHLARRCVDEGLGRLEWAVLDWNAPSIAFYRAQGAVLMDEWTGCRVSGEALARLAGETAAA, translated from the coding sequence GTGAGCATCTCCATCCGTTCCGCCGGACCGGCCGATGCCGGGATCGTGTTCGGCTTCGTGCGCGCGCTCGCCGAATACGAGAAACTCTCTCACGAGGTCGAGGCCGACGAGGCGATGATCGCCGCCGCGCTCGCCGGGCCGAACCCGCGGGTGTTCTGCGACATCGCGGAGTGGAACGGCGCCCCGGCCGGCTTCGCGCTGTGGTTCTATAATTTCTCCACCTTCCGCGGCCGCCATGGCATCTATCTCGAAGACCTGTTCGTCGATCCGGCTCTGCGCGGCCATGGCATAGGCAAGGCCCTGCTCGTCCATCTCGCGCGGCGGTGCGTGGACGAGGGGCTCGGCCGGCTGGAATGGGCGGTGCTGGACTGGAATGCGCCCTCGATCGCGTTCTATCGCGCCCAGGGCGCCGTGCTGATGGACGAGTGGACCGGCTGCCGCGTCTCGGGGGAGGCGTTGGCGAGGCTCGCCGGCGAGACGGCCGCCGCATGA
- a CDS encoding dihydrofolate reductase translates to MSDHGVNDDAPGKAPGGRPRLVLVAAVAENGVIGTGDAMPWHLPSDLKRFKAETLGHPMLMGRRTYLSIGRPLPGRDTVVVTADPSFAPEGVHVAPTLPAALEEAGRLAAGRGVGDIMVVGGGVLYASLIDVADRLSITEVHARPQGTVMFPRIDPAMWREVSRQGPVQGPADSAPVSYVAYERISHDS, encoded by the coding sequence ATGAGCGATCATGGCGTCAACGACGATGCTCCCGGTAAGGCTCCTGGCGGCAGGCCGCGTCTCGTGCTCGTCGCGGCCGTCGCGGAGAACGGCGTTATCGGCACCGGCGACGCCATGCCGTGGCACCTGCCGAGCGACCTGAAGCGCTTCAAGGCCGAAACCCTGGGCCATCCCATGCTGATGGGGCGGCGCACCTATCTCTCCATCGGCCGGCCGCTGCCCGGCCGCGACACCGTGGTCGTCACCGCCGACCCGTCGTTCGCGCCCGAAGGCGTGCACGTGGCGCCGACGCTTCCGGCGGCACTCGAGGAAGCCGGCCGGCTCGCCGCCGGGCGGGGTGTCGGCGACATCATGGTGGTCGGGGGCGGGGTTCTCTATGCGTCGCTGATCGATGTCGCGGACCGGCTGTCGATCACCGAGGTCCACGCCCGCCCACAGGGAACCGTGATGTTCCCGCGGATCGACCCCGCGATGTGGCGCGAGGTGTCGCGTCAGGGTCCGGTGCAGGGACCGGCCGACAGCGCGCCGGTCTCTTATGTCGCTTACGAGCGGATTTCGCACGACTCCTGA
- the hflK gene encoding FtsH protease activity modulator HflK, whose protein sequence is MPWSNQSGGGGGWKGGGPWGSGGNNGGPWGNGPQRGPSGGPPDLEELLRRSQDRLKQVLPGGGGGGLGWRTVLVAGVAVAVLWLATGFYRVEQGEVGVEMVFGRYIGMTQPGLNYNWPYPVGSVETPDVLRIRETTVGLREIEAVRGGPSSGVDVPEESLMLTADENIVDVDFKVLWRISNAPDYLFNIQNPEATVKAVSESAMREVVGRTNIQRVLTDQREQVQVQVQSLMQHILDSYKSGIEINQVQMLKVDPPQQVIDAFRDVQAARADQERVQNEAQAYANRVIPEARGEASQIVESANGYRDRSVAEAQGQTSRFLSILAEYSKAPDITRERLYLETMQKVLGSSDKIIIDDKAGGPGVVPYLPLDRLQSRPAAQPRAATSGQSSSQSPLSGQTFSGQDLSGAVK, encoded by the coding sequence ATGCCCTGGAGCAATCAGAGCGGTGGCGGCGGCGGCTGGAAGGGCGGCGGGCCATGGGGCAGCGGCGGCAATAACGGCGGCCCTTGGGGCAATGGTCCCCAGCGCGGACCGAGCGGCGGCCCCCCCGATCTCGAGGAACTCCTGCGGCGCAGCCAGGATCGCCTGAAGCAGGTTCTGCCGGGCGGCGGCGGTGGCGGCCTCGGCTGGCGCACGGTGCTGGTCGCCGGCGTGGCGGTCGCGGTGCTGTGGCTCGCGACCGGCTTCTACCGCGTCGAACAGGGCGAGGTCGGCGTCGAGATGGTGTTCGGCCGCTATATCGGCATGACCCAGCCGGGCCTCAACTATAACTGGCCCTATCCGGTCGGCTCGGTCGAGACGCCCGACGTGCTGCGCATCCGCGAGACCACCGTCGGCCTGCGCGAGATCGAGGCCGTCCGCGGCGGGCCGTCGAGCGGCGTCGACGTGCCGGAGGAAAGCCTGATGCTGACCGCCGACGAGAACATCGTCGACGTCGACTTCAAGGTGCTCTGGCGCATCAGCAACGCGCCCGACTACCTGTTCAACATCCAGAATCCCGAGGCGACCGTGAAGGCCGTTTCCGAAAGTGCGATGCGCGAGGTGGTGGGCCGCACCAACATCCAGCGCGTGCTGACCGACCAGCGCGAGCAGGTGCAGGTTCAGGTCCAGTCGCTGATGCAGCACATTCTCGACAGCTACAAGTCGGGCATCGAGATCAATCAGGTGCAGATGCTGAAGGTCGACCCGCCGCAGCAGGTCATCGACGCCTTCCGCGACGTGCAGGCCGCCCGCGCCGACCAGGAGCGCGTCCAGAACGAAGCCCAGGCCTACGCCAACCGGGTTATCCCCGAGGCGCGCGGCGAGGCCTCCCAGATCGTCGAAAGCGCCAACGGCTACCGCGACCGCTCCGTGGCGGAAGCCCAGGGCCAGACCTCGCGCTTCCTCTCGATCCTGGCCGAATATTCGAAGGCGCCGGACATCACCCGCGAACGCCTCTACCTGGAGACGATGCAGAAGGTGCTTGGCTCGAGCGACAAGATCATCATCGACGACAAGGCCGGCGGACCCGGCGTCGTTCCCTACCTGCCTCTCGACCGTCTGCAGAGCCGCCCGGCGGCGCAGCCGCGCGCGGCCACCTCCGGCCAGTCTTCGAGCCAGTCGCCGCTGTCCGGTCAGACTTTCTCGGGCCAGGACCTGTCGGGAGCGGTGAAATGA
- the hflC gene encoding protease modulator HflC, whose product MRGGIIGLVVAAVLAVLGYSSAYVVYPTDQAIVLQFGEVRRAVTQPGLYFKIPFIQNVVFLDKRVLDLELPELEAIASDQKRLVVDAFARYRIENPVLFYQTVNSIPEGNRRLSTFVQSSIRSVLADATFQAVVRDSRPELMERIRQEVERRAQGLGVSVVDVRIRRADLPEANSQAIFRRMQTEREREATEIRAQGEEAARRIRAQADRQATVIIADANRTGEETRGQGDAQRSAIFAEAFSKDPSFFAFFRSMQAYEDSLKSGETRLVLSPSSEFFRFFDNPAGNGVRPATPGLAPAPASGPAPAAQE is encoded by the coding sequence ATGAGGGGCGGCATCATCGGTCTCGTCGTCGCCGCCGTTCTCGCGGTGCTCGGCTACTCGTCGGCCTACGTGGTCTATCCCACCGATCAGGCGATCGTCCTCCAGTTCGGTGAAGTGCGCCGCGCGGTCACCCAGCCGGGGCTCTACTTCAAGATCCCGTTCATCCAGAACGTCGTGTTCCTCGACAAGCGCGTGCTCGACCTGGAACTGCCGGAACTCGAAGCCATCGCCTCGGACCAGAAGCGCCTCGTCGTCGATGCGTTCGCGCGCTATCGCATTGAAAATCCGGTTCTTTTCTACCAGACGGTGAACAGCATCCCGGAGGGCAACCGTCGGCTCTCGACCTTCGTGCAGTCGTCGATCCGCTCGGTGCTCGCCGATGCGACCTTCCAGGCCGTGGTGCGCGACAGCCGTCCCGAGCTGATGGAGCGCATCCGCCAGGAAGTCGAGCGCCGCGCCCAGGGGCTTGGCGTCTCGGTGGTCGACGTCCGCATCCGCCGCGCCGACCTGCCGGAGGCGAACTCCCAGGCGATCTTCCGCCGGATGCAGACCGAGCGCGAGCGCGAGGCGACGGAAATCCGCGCCCAGGGCGAGGAAGCGGCCCGCCGCATCCGTGCCCAGGCCGACCGCCAGGCGACCGTCATCATCGCCGACGCCAACCGGACGGGCGAGGAAACCCGCGGTCAGGGCGACGCCCAGCGCAGCGCCATCTTCGCCGAGGCGTTCAGCAAGGACCCGTCGTTCTTCGCGTTCTTCCGCTCGATGCAGGCCTACGAGGACTCGCTGAAGTCCGGCGAGACCCGGCTGGTGCTGTCGCCGTCGTCGGAGTTCTTCCGCTTCTTCGACAATCCAGCGGGTAACGGGGTCCGCCCGGCCACACCGGGCCTTGCGCCTGCACCCGCCTCCGGCCCGGCGCCGGCGGCGCAGGAATGA
- a CDS encoding DUF2065 domain-containing protein — MNDLVVALGLVLAIEGTLYAAAPGVLKRMMQHAVGTPDGVLRIGGLVALAIGVALVWLIRH; from the coding sequence ATGAACGACCTCGTCGTCGCGCTCGGACTTGTCCTCGCCATCGAGGGCACGCTCTACGCAGCGGCACCCGGGGTGCTCAAGCGCATGATGCAGCACGCCGTCGGAACACCCGACGGCGTCTTGCGCATCGGCGGGCTGGTGGCGCTGGCCATCGGTGTGGCGCTGGTCTGGCTCATCCGCCACTGA